In the Streptomyces fradiae ATCC 10745 = DSM 40063 genome, one interval contains:
- a CDS encoding DUF305 domain-containing protein, with amino-acid sequence MGAVTRTGPGGRTLWFAAGAVALALLFAGWATVTALGRDGAGPSAASAVPGADSADAGFARDMSVHHQQAVEMSFAVRDRTDDEEVRRLAYDIANTQANQRGMMLGWLDLWGLPKAAPDREPMAWMGGGHGAAHGGGDGHGGHTSGGATGGGPEGGPAGGGALMPGMATRAELERLRAADGVAAEVLYLQLMIDHHEGGVAMARGCVDACRVDVQRGLARGMVDAQQSEIDLMTGLLAARGARPRG; translated from the coding sequence GTGGGCGCCGTCACCCGTACGGGCCCCGGCGGCCGGACCCTCTGGTTCGCCGCGGGTGCGGTGGCCCTGGCGCTGCTGTTCGCGGGCTGGGCCACCGTCACGGCGCTGGGCCGGGACGGCGCCGGGCCGTCGGCGGCGTCCGCCGTGCCGGGCGCCGACTCGGCGGACGCCGGGTTCGCGCGGGACATGTCGGTCCACCACCAGCAGGCGGTGGAGATGTCGTTCGCCGTACGGGACCGCACGGACGACGAGGAGGTGCGGCGCCTCGCGTACGACATCGCCAACACCCAGGCGAACCAGCGCGGCATGATGCTGGGCTGGCTGGACCTGTGGGGCCTGCCGAAGGCGGCGCCGGACCGCGAGCCGATGGCCTGGATGGGCGGCGGACACGGAGCGGCGCACGGCGGCGGTGACGGCCACGGCGGTCACACGAGTGGCGGTGCCACGGGTGGCGGCCCGGAGGGCGGCCCGGCCGGCGGCGGGGCGCTGATGCCCGGCATGGCCACCAGGGCCGAGCTGGAGCGGCTGCGGGCGGCGGACGGTGTGGCGGCCGAGGTGCTCTACCTCCAGCTGATGATCGACCACCACGAGGGCGGCGTCGCCATGGCGCGCGGCTGCGTCGACGCGTGCCGCGTGGACGTGCAGCGCGGGCTGGCGCGGGGCATGGTCGACGCCCAGCAGTCGGAGATCGACCTGATGACCGGCCTGCTGGCGGCGCGGGGCGCCCGGCCGCGCGGCTGA
- a CDS encoding PP2C family protein-serine/threonine phosphatase: protein MDRVPRELPGARAPHWLRALPWALLVVVETAQFLTPETVQLGFVFAVLPMLASLAYGMAGTLLVSTAIMLLLALPEARAEHISSGDLLALGLIGAVSTLLAWVRGRRNAQLVTVRTVAEAAQYAVLPPLPPRVGPVRCGALYQAAVHTALVGGDLYDVQPGPYGVRAVVADVKGHGLGAVSTVAALLGAFREAVLDEPELAGVAARMDRRLVVDAARREDEELFATALLLEFPTRGGGGRGAGEGAEALAGTGGGPGGAGAEALAGTGGGPGGAGAEAGRGAEAGGADVVGGPGGAGAGAEAGGPGGGGPRPDGGPPVEARLLSCGHPPPFVVGRAGAREVAMESGPPLGLGLTRSAAPEPLTVALEPSCVLLAYTDGVTEARDASGRFYPLGERVRPEREPVALVRAVWRDLSAYTGEIADDVALLALRVDPGE from the coding sequence ATGGACCGCGTCCCGAGGGAACTGCCCGGCGCCCGGGCCCCCCACTGGCTGCGGGCGCTGCCCTGGGCGCTGCTGGTGGTCGTGGAGACCGCGCAGTTCCTGACCCCCGAGACGGTGCAGCTCGGTTTCGTGTTCGCCGTGCTGCCGATGCTGGCGTCGCTGGCGTACGGGATGGCCGGGACGCTGCTGGTGTCCACGGCGATCATGCTGCTGCTGGCCCTGCCCGAGGCGCGGGCCGAGCACATCAGCTCCGGCGACCTGCTGGCGCTCGGGCTGATCGGCGCGGTGAGCACCCTGCTGGCCTGGGTGCGCGGGCGGCGCAACGCCCAGCTGGTGACGGTCCGGACGGTCGCGGAGGCCGCCCAGTACGCGGTGCTCCCGCCGCTGCCGCCGCGCGTGGGACCGGTGCGGTGCGGGGCGCTGTACCAGGCGGCGGTGCATACGGCCCTGGTCGGCGGCGACCTGTACGACGTGCAGCCGGGCCCGTACGGCGTGCGGGCGGTCGTGGCGGACGTGAAGGGGCACGGGCTCGGGGCCGTCTCGACGGTGGCGGCGCTGCTCGGGGCGTTCCGCGAGGCGGTGCTGGACGAGCCGGAGCTGGCGGGGGTGGCCGCGCGGATGGACCGGCGGCTCGTGGTCGACGCGGCCCGGCGGGAGGACGAGGAGCTGTTCGCGACCGCGCTGCTGCTGGAGTTCCCGACGCGCGGCGGGGGCGGACGGGGCGCCGGGGAGGGGGCGGAGGCGTTGGCGGGGACGGGCGGGGGGCCGGGCGGGGCTGGGGCGGAGGCGTTGGCGGGGACGGGCGGGGGGCCGGGCGGGGCGGGGGCGGAGGCGGGCAGGGGTGCGGAGGCGGGCGGGGCGGATGTGGTCGGGGGGCCGGGCGGGGCTGGGGCTGGGGCGGAGGCGGGTGGGCCGGGGGGTGGCGGGCCGCGCCCCGACGGGGGCCCGCCGGTCGAGGCGCGCCTGCTGAGCTGCGGGCATCCCCCTCCCTTCGTCGTGGGGCGGGCCGGGGCGCGGGAGGTCGCGATGGAGTCGGGGCCGCCGCTCGGACTCGGGTTGACGCGGTCCGCGGCGCCCGAACCGCTGACCGTCGCGCTGGAGCCGTCGTGCGTGCTGCTCGCGTACACGGACGGGGTGACGGAGGCGCGGGACGCGAGCGGTCGGTTCTACCCCCTGGGGGAGCGCGTCCGCCCGGAGCGCGAACCCGTGGCGCTGGTGAGGGCCGTGTGGCGGGACCTCTCGGCGTACACGGGCGAGATCGCCGACGACGTGGCCCTGCTCGCCCTGCGGGTCGACCCCGGCGAGTGA
- a CDS encoding alpha/beta fold hydrolase — protein sequence MPHHVVVEGSGPVCVLSAGLALSWFDWDPVVPLLAPHRTVVRFDRPGHGLSGPARTAPTARGEAHRIAALLDALGRGGERVTVVGHSLAGLHAEAFARLHPGRTAALVLADASVEADARPPGPRAAALRTAAARATGALLTAAGLPAALGPHARRALVRLSRAGYAPDPADPARVRRCYRTRRVVDGALLENAHYRTVAAGLLALRARHPLPGALPVTVLAAPDSPDGTDRWTARQRALAAALGARLRLVPGAGHLLMLDRPGAVAEAVLRPPGR from the coding sequence GTGCCACACCACGTGGTCGTCGAGGGCTCGGGGCCGGTGTGCGTGCTGAGCGCCGGACTGGCGCTGAGCTGGTTCGACTGGGACCCGGTCGTGCCGCTGCTCGCCCCGCACCGCACGGTCGTCCGCTTCGACCGGCCGGGCCACGGGCTGAGCGGCCCCGCCCGGACGGCGCCCACCGCGCGCGGCGAGGCGCACCGGATCGCCGCCCTGCTGGACGCGCTCGGCCGGGGCGGCGAACGGGTGACCGTCGTCGGCCACTCCCTCGCCGGCCTCCACGCGGAGGCGTTCGCCCGGCTGCACCCCGGCCGGACGGCGGCGCTGGTCCTGGCCGACGCGTCCGTGGAGGCGGACGCCCGCCCGCCGGGCCCGCGCGCCGCCGCGCTGCGCACCGCCGCGGCGCGCGCCACCGGGGCGCTGCTCACCGCCGCGGGGCTGCCCGCCGCGCTGGGCCCGCACGCCCGCCGGGCGCTGGTCCGCCTCTCGCGTGCCGGGTACGCGCCCGACCCGGCCGACCCCGCGCGCGTACGCCGCTGCTACCGCACCCGCCGCGTCGTGGACGGCGCCCTGCTGGAGAACGCCCACTACCGGACCGTGGCGGCCGGGCTCCTCGCCCTGCGCGCCCGGCACCCGCTGCCCGGCGCGCTGCCGGTCACCGTGCTGGCCGCCCCGGACTCCCCGGACGGCACCGACCGCTGGACGGCCCGCCAGCGGGCGCTCGCCGCCGCGCTGGGCGCCCGGCTCCGCCTCGTCCCCGGCGCGGGGCACCTGCTCATGCTGGACCGCCCCGGCGCGGTCGCCGAGGCGGTCCTGCGCCCGCCCGGCCGGTGA
- a CDS encoding CBS domain-containing protein → MTTARDIMHTGAHWIPAHETLDRAAQLMRDHKVGALPIADENERLCGIVTDRDIVVKCVAAGHDPSRVTCGDIAEGTPRWIEASADVSEVLNEMRGHQIKRLPVIENKRLVGIISEADLARHLPDDQVAEFAQSVYARA, encoded by the coding sequence ATGACCACCGCCCGAGACATCATGCACACCGGTGCCCACTGGATCCCGGCCCACGAGACCCTGGACCGCGCCGCCCAGCTCATGCGCGACCACAAGGTGGGCGCGCTGCCCATCGCCGACGAGAACGAGCGGCTCTGCGGCATCGTCACGGACCGCGACATCGTCGTGAAGTGCGTCGCGGCGGGCCACGACCCGTCCCGCGTGACGTGCGGCGACATCGCCGAGGGCACCCCCCGCTGGATCGAGGCCTCCGCAGACGTCAGCGAGGTGCTCAACGAGATGCGCGGCCACCAGATCAAGCGCCTGCCGGTCATCGAGAACAAGCGGCTGGTCGGCATCATCAGCGAGGCCGACCTCGCCCGGCACCTGCCGGACGACCAGGTCGCCGAGTTCGCCCAGAGCGTGTACGCGAGGGCCTGA
- a CDS encoding DUF3105 domain-containing protein, with amino-acid sequence MSAHRSASADRRARVEQMRKAEQARERRARVLTLTVSAAVVAGLVGFGAYVLNEESEERQREEAAAKAPVRDEKSWDAKELGRDHVTQTVAYPMKPPVGGDHHQAWMDCDGAVYKEPVPEVNAVHSLEHGAVWVTYNAKAPKDAVETLEKKVARTPYTMMSPVGEQTGAIMLTAWGKQVTVDSADDPRVNQFLAKYVQGPQTPEPGAACTGGLNGTGK; translated from the coding sequence ATGTCCGCACACCGTTCCGCCTCCGCCGACCGCCGTGCCCGGGTCGAGCAGATGCGCAAGGCCGAACAGGCCCGCGAGCGCCGCGCCCGCGTCCTCACGCTGACCGTGAGCGCCGCCGTGGTCGCCGGTCTCGTGGGCTTCGGCGCGTACGTCCTCAACGAGGAGTCGGAGGAGAGGCAGCGCGAGGAGGCCGCGGCGAAGGCCCCGGTCAGGGACGAGAAGTCCTGGGACGCGAAGGAGCTGGGCCGCGACCACGTCACGCAGACCGTGGCGTACCCGATGAAGCCGCCGGTCGGCGGCGACCACCACCAGGCGTGGATGGACTGCGACGGCGCCGTCTACAAGGAGCCCGTCCCCGAGGTGAACGCCGTCCACTCGCTGGAGCACGGCGCGGTGTGGGTGACGTACAACGCCAAGGCGCCGAAGGACGCGGTCGAGACGCTGGAGAAGAAGGTCGCCCGGACGCCGTACACGATGATGAGCCCGGTCGGGGAGCAGACCGGCGCGATCATGCTGACGGCGTGGGGCAAGCAGGTCACCGTCGACAGCGCCGACGACCCGCGTGTGAACCAGTTCCTCGCCAAGTACGTGCAGGGCCCCCAGACGCCCGAGCCGGGGGCGGCGTGCACGGGCGGCCTGAACGGCACCGGGAAGTGA
- a CDS encoding bifunctional [glutamine synthetase] adenylyltransferase/[glutamine synthetase]-adenylyl-L-tyrosine phosphorylase: MTTAPGRRSSTFTRLLRHGFTDASAAERLLDGPALAPVRSHPVLLDALGATADPDLALRGLVRLAEAQPDGPQELLSTLVTAKPLRDRLLGVLGASEALADHLARHPLDWRALVTYEAADLHPGVADFERDLADAGDPVSLRVAYRRCLLSIAARDVCGTTDVAQAAAELADLATATLRAALGLAGAAAPEDAARCRLAVIAMGKCGGHELNYVSDVDVIFVAEAADGAGEHDALQAATRLASHMMRICSETTVEGTIWPVDANLRPEGRNGPLVRTLSSHVAYYQRWAKTWEFQALLKARPVAGDPELGAAYVDALAPLVWQAAERDNFVTDVQEMRRRVVDNIPRAHLDRELKLGPGGLRDVEFAVQLLQLVHGRSDGTLRSGTTLSALASLAAGGYVGRSDAAQLDAAYRFLRTMEHRIQLHRLRRTHLVPEAEEDLRRLGRSLGLRADPVAELNREWKRHASVVRRLHEKLFYRPLLDAVAQLAPGEIRLSPEAAGQRLEALGYADPAAALRHLEALASGVSRKAAIQRTLLPVLLGWFADSADPDAGLLGFRKVSDALGTTPWYLRLLRDEGAAAENLARVLSAGRLAPDLLLRAPEAVAILGAPEGLEPRGRDHLEPEVLAAVGRADTPEQAVAAARGVRRRELFRTAAADIVASYGTEEAPAHPDAGALVDQVGRAVTDLNAATIAGALRAAVRAEWGDTLPTRFAVIGMGRFGGREQGYGSDADVLFVHEPRDGVGEEEAARAANRVVAEMRRLLQLPTTDPPLPIDADLRPEGRSGPLVRTLKSYEAYYRRWSLGWESQALLRAAPMAGDPDLGRRFIELADRLRYPAKGLDEAAVREIRRLKARMENERLPRGADPTLHTKLGRGGLSDVEWTVQLLQLRHAHEVPGLRTTRTREALAAARDAGLIGEQDARILDEAWVLASRVRNGVMLVRGRAGDTFPADARELAAVGRYLGYGPGHAGEMVDDYRRTTRRARAVVEQLFYGA; encoded by the coding sequence ATGACGACGGCGCCGGGGCGTAGGAGCAGCACCTTCACACGGCTGCTGCGGCACGGCTTCACCGACGCGTCCGCCGCCGAGCGGCTCCTCGACGGCCCCGCCCTGGCCCCGGTCCGCTCCCACCCCGTCCTCCTCGACGCCCTCGGCGCCACCGCCGACCCCGACCTGGCCCTGCGCGGCCTGGTGCGGCTCGCGGAGGCGCAGCCCGACGGGCCGCAGGAGCTGCTGTCCACGCTGGTCACCGCCAAGCCGCTGCGCGACCGGCTGCTGGGCGTGCTGGGCGCGTCCGAGGCGCTCGCCGACCACCTCGCGCGGCACCCGCTGGACTGGCGGGCCCTCGTCACGTACGAGGCGGCCGACCTCCACCCCGGCGTCGCGGACTTCGAGCGGGACCTCGCCGACGCCGGCGACCCGGTGTCCCTGCGGGTCGCCTACCGCCGCTGCCTGCTGTCCATCGCCGCCCGCGACGTGTGCGGCACCACCGACGTCGCGCAGGCCGCCGCCGAGCTGGCCGACCTCGCCACGGCCACCCTCCGCGCCGCGCTCGGCCTCGCGGGGGCCGCCGCCCCCGAGGACGCGGCGCGCTGCCGGCTCGCGGTGATCGCGATGGGCAAGTGCGGCGGCCACGAGCTGAACTACGTCTCCGACGTGGACGTGATCTTCGTGGCGGAGGCCGCCGACGGCGCCGGCGAGCACGACGCCCTCCAGGCCGCCACCCGCCTGGCCTCGCACATGATGCGGATCTGCTCCGAGACCACCGTCGAGGGCACCATCTGGCCCGTCGACGCCAACCTCCGCCCCGAGGGCCGCAACGGCCCCCTCGTACGGACCCTCTCCAGCCATGTCGCCTACTACCAGCGCTGGGCGAAGACCTGGGAGTTCCAGGCCCTCCTCAAGGCACGCCCCGTCGCGGGCGACCCGGAGCTCGGCGCCGCCTACGTCGACGCGCTCGCCCCGCTGGTGTGGCAGGCCGCCGAGCGGGACAACTTCGTCACCGACGTGCAGGAGATGCGCCGCCGCGTCGTCGACAACATCCCGCGCGCCCATCTCGACCGGGAGCTGAAGCTGGGGCCGGGCGGCCTGCGGGACGTGGAGTTCGCCGTCCAGCTCCTCCAGCTCGTGCACGGCCGCAGCGACGGCACGCTGCGCAGCGGCACCACCCTCTCCGCCCTGGCCTCCCTCGCCGCCGGCGGGTACGTCGGCCGGTCCGACGCCGCCCAGCTCGACGCGGCCTACCGGTTCCTGCGCACCATGGAGCACCGCATCCAGCTCCACCGGCTGCGCCGCACCCACCTGGTGCCGGAGGCCGAGGAGGACCTGCGGCGCCTCGGCCGGTCGCTCGGCCTGCGCGCCGACCCGGTCGCCGAGCTGAACCGGGAGTGGAAGCGGCACGCGTCCGTCGTGCGGCGCCTGCACGAGAAGCTGTTCTACCGGCCGCTGCTCGACGCCGTCGCCCAGCTCGCCCCCGGCGAGATCCGGCTCAGCCCCGAGGCGGCCGGGCAGCGGCTCGAAGCGCTCGGCTACGCCGACCCGGCGGCGGCCCTGCGCCACCTGGAGGCCCTGGCCTCCGGGGTGAGCCGCAAGGCCGCCATCCAGCGCACCCTCCTGCCGGTGCTGCTCGGCTGGTTCGCGGACTCCGCCGACCCGGACGCCGGACTGCTCGGCTTCCGCAAGGTGTCCGACGCGCTCGGCACGACCCCCTGGTACCTGCGGCTGCTGCGCGACGAGGGCGCCGCCGCCGAGAACCTGGCCCGCGTGCTGTCCGCCGGCCGCCTCGCCCCCGACCTGCTGCTGCGCGCCCCCGAGGCGGTCGCCATACTGGGCGCCCCCGAGGGACTGGAGCCGCGCGGGCGCGACCACCTGGAGCCGGAGGTCCTCGCCGCGGTGGGCCGGGCCGACACCCCGGAGCAGGCCGTCGCCGCGGCGCGCGGGGTCCGCCGCCGGGAGCTGTTCCGCACGGCGGCGGCCGACATCGTCGCCTCGTACGGCACGGAGGAGGCGCCCGCCCACCCCGACGCGGGCGCGCTCGTGGACCAGGTGGGCCGGGCGGTCACCGACCTCAACGCGGCGACGATCGCGGGCGCCCTGCGCGCGGCCGTGCGCGCCGAGTGGGGCGACACCCTCCCCACCCGGTTCGCCGTCATCGGCATGGGCCGCTTCGGCGGACGCGAGCAGGGGTACGGCTCCGACGCGGACGTCCTGTTCGTCCACGAGCCGCGGGACGGCGTCGGCGAGGAGGAGGCGGCCCGCGCCGCCAACCGGGTCGTCGCCGAGATGCGCCGCCTGCTCCAGCTGCCGACCACCGATCCGCCGCTGCCCATCGACGCCGACCTGCGCCCCGAGGGCCGCAGCGGGCCCCTGGTGCGCACCCTCAAGTCGTACGAGGCGTACTACCGGCGCTGGTCGCTGGGCTGGGAGAGCCAGGCCCTGCTGCGCGCCGCGCCGATGGCGGGCGACCCCGACCTGGGCCGCCGGTTCATCGAGCTGGCCGACCGGCTGCGGTACCCGGCGAAGGGCCTCGACGAGGCCGCCGTGCGGGAGATCCGCCGCCTCAAGGCCCGCATGGAGAACGAGCGGCTCCCGCGCGGCGCCGACCCGACCCTCCACACCAAGCTGGGCCGGGGCGGCCTGTCGGACGTCGAGTGGACGGTGCAGCTCCTGCAGCTGCGCCACGCCCACGAGGTGCCGGGCCTGCGCACCACCCGGACGCGCGAGGCGCTCGCCGCCGCGCGGGACGCGGGGCTGATCGGGGAGCAGGACGCGCGGATCCTGGACGAGGCGTGGGTGCTGGCCAGCCGCGTCCGCAACGGCGTGATGCTCGTACGGGGCCGGGCCGGGGACACGTTCCCGGCCGACGCGCGCGAACTGGCCGCCGTCGGCCGCTACCTGGGGTACGGGCCCGGTCACGCGGGGGAGATGGTGGACGACTACCGGCGTACCACGCGCCGCGCCCGCGCCGTGGTGGAGCAGCTGTTCTACGGGGCGTGA
- the glnA gene encoding type I glutamate--ammonia ligase — protein MDKQQEFVLRTLEERDIRFVRLWFTDVLGFLKSVAVAPAELEQAFDEGIGFDGSAIEGFARVYESDMIAKPDPATFQILPWRAESPGTARMFCDILMPDGSPSFADPRYVLKRILAKTSDLGFTFYTHPEIEFFLLKDKPVDGSRPTPADSSGYFDHTPQNVGMDFRRQAITMLEFMGISVEFSHHEGAPGQQEIDLRYADALSTADNIMTFRLVMKQVALEQGVQATFMPKPFSEYPGSGMHTHLSLFEGDRNAFYESGAEYQLSKVGRSFIAGLLRHAAEISAVTNQWVNSYKRIWGGSSRTAGSGGEAPSYICWGHNNRSALIRVPMYKPGKTGSARIEVRSLDAGCNPYLAYALLLAAGLRGIEENYELGPGADDDVWALSDGERRAMGIEPLPQNLGEAISLMERSELVAETLGEHVFDFFLRNKKQEWEEYRSEVTAYELRKNLPVL, from the coding sequence ATGGACAAGCAGCAGGAATTTGTGCTCCGAACCCTCGAGGAGCGCGACATCCGCTTCGTGCGCCTGTGGTTCACCGACGTGCTCGGCTTCCTCAAGTCGGTCGCCGTCGCCCCCGCCGAACTTGAGCAGGCGTTCGACGAGGGCATCGGCTTCGACGGCTCCGCCATCGAGGGCTTCGCCCGCGTCTACGAGTCCGACATGATCGCCAAGCCGGACCCGGCCACCTTCCAGATCCTGCCGTGGCGCGCCGAGTCGCCCGGCACGGCCCGGATGTTCTGCGACATCCTCATGCCCGACGGGTCCCCGTCCTTCGCCGACCCGCGCTACGTCCTCAAGCGCATCCTCGCGAAGACCTCCGACCTCGGCTTCACCTTCTACACCCACCCCGAGATCGAGTTCTTCCTGCTCAAGGACAAGCCCGTCGACGGCTCGCGCCCGACCCCCGCCGACAGCTCCGGCTACTTCGACCACACCCCGCAGAACGTGGGCATGGACTTCCGCCGCCAGGCCATCACGATGCTGGAGTTCATGGGCATCTCCGTGGAGTTCTCCCACCACGAGGGCGCCCCCGGCCAGCAGGAGATCGACCTGCGCTACGCCGACGCCCTGTCGACGGCCGACAACATCATGACGTTCCGCCTGGTCATGAAGCAGGTGGCACTGGAGCAGGGCGTGCAGGCCACGTTCATGCCGAAGCCGTTCTCGGAGTACCCCGGCTCGGGCATGCACACCCACCTCTCCCTCTTCGAGGGCGACCGCAACGCCTTCTACGAGTCCGGCGCCGAGTACCAGCTCTCCAAGGTCGGCCGGTCCTTCATCGCGGGCCTGCTGCGCCACGCGGCGGAGATCTCCGCCGTCACCAACCAGTGGGTCAACTCCTACAAGCGCATCTGGGGCGGCTCGTCCCGCACCGCGGGGTCGGGCGGCGAGGCGCCCTCGTACATCTGCTGGGGCCACAACAACCGCTCCGCGCTGATCCGCGTCCCCATGTACAAGCCCGGCAAGACCGGCTCGGCCCGCATCGAGGTCCGCTCCCTCGACGCCGGCTGCAACCCCTACCTCGCGTACGCGCTGCTCCTCGCGGCGGGCCTGCGCGGCATCGAGGAGAACTACGAGCTGGGCCCCGGCGCCGACGACGACGTGTGGGCCCTCTCCGACGGCGAGCGCCGCGCGATGGGCATCGAACCGCTCCCGCAGAACCTCGGCGAGGCGATCTCCCTGATGGAGCGCAGCGAACTGGTCGCCGAGACCCTCGGCGAGCACGTCTTCGACTTCTTCCTGCGCAACAAGAAGCAGGAGTGGGAGGAGTACCGCTCCGAGGTCACGGCCTACGAGCTCCGCAAGAACCTGCCGGTGCTGTAA